Genomic window (Ostrea edulis chromosome 9, xbOstEdul1.1, whole genome shotgun sequence):
GTATCCCCAAAGTGTTGCCGTTTAACAAAGTATATATGCAGCAGTTTTGGGTGTTCTCGCCACCACTCATAATCATATAGAATGATCGTTAGTAAAGTTCCCGTCATTTATAATCTTGTAGACTTGGTAATTGGGAAGGTTGTCATCCATCATTTATACTCATGTTCAATGGTTCGTTAAAATATTGCCACACCATTTATAATCATGTAGAATGGGTCGTTAAGGATATTGCCACACTATTTTAATCATGCAGAATAGGTCCGTAAGAATATTGCCACACCATTTATAATCATGTAGAATGAGTCCTTAAAAGTATTGGCTATAAGTAAACATAGAGATGTTAAACGTGCTGTGGTACCTACGTCATAGTATAGGAATGATACCGGGGACAGAAGTGAGGAGTTAAACTGCTGGCCGTTAGTAAAAAGTATAGATGTGTGCCGGAAATAAGGAGTGGCACTTTGAGCCAAAATTAAGAAGTTACGCTGCTGACCGCTGGTAAGGGTGGCACTGCCGGTATTTTATATGGATTGGCGCTGTGGGTGGTGGTAAAAAGTGGCGTTGATGGTCATTGCAAAGGAAAGGCACTGCTGGTGGTTGGTGAGAGTGGCGCTGTGGGTTGGTGGTAAGGAGTGGTGCTGTGGGATATAGTAAGGAGTGTCACTGTGGAGTGTATTAAGGAGTGTCACTGTGGGGTGTAGTGCTGTGGTGTGTAGTAGGGAGTGGTACTGTTGGGTGTAGTATGGAGTGTCACTCTGGGGTGTAGTTTGGAGTGTCACTGTGGGGTGTAGTATGGAGTGACACTGTGGGGTGTAGTATGGAGTGGCACTGTGGGGTGTAGTATGGAGTGGCACTATGGGGTGTAGTATTGAATGTCATTGTGGGGTGTAGCATGGAGTGGCACTCTGGGATGTAGTATGGAGTGGTACTGTGGGGTGTAGTATGGAGTGTCACTGTGGGTGTAGTATAGAGTGTCACTGTGGGGTGTAGTGTTGAGTGTCACTGTGAAATGTAGTACGGAGTGTCTTTGTGGGGTGTAGTATGGAGTGTGACTATGGGGTGTAGTAAGGAGTGTCATTTTGGGGTGTATTACGGAGTGACACTGTTGGGTGTAGTATGGAGTGTCACTGTGGGATATAGTAAGAAGTGGCACAGTGGGGTGTCGTAAGGAGTGACACTTGGTTGTAGTAAGGAGCGCTACTGTGGGGAGTAGTATGGAGTGGCACTGTGGGGTGTAGTATGTAGTGACGCTGTGGGGTGTAGTAGGAAGTGGTACTGTTGGGTGTAGCATGGAGTGTCACTCTGGGGTGTAGTTTGGAGTGTCACTGTGGGGAGTAGTATGGAGTGTCAATCTGGGCTGTAGTATTGAGTGGCACTGTGGGGTGTAGTATGGAGTGGCACTGTGGGGTGTAGTATGGAGTGTCACTGTGGGATATAGTAAGAAGTGGCACAGTGGGGTGTCGTAAGGAGTGACACTTGGTTGTAGTAAGGAGCGCTACTGTGGGGTGTAGTATGGAGTGGCACTGTGGGGTGTAGTATGGAGTGACGCTGTGGGGTGTAGTAGGAATTGGTACTGTTGGGTGTAGCATAGAGTGTCACTCTGGGGTGTAGTATGGAGTGTCACTGTGGGGAGTAGTATGGAGTGTCAATCTGGGCTGTAGTATTGAGTGGTACTGTGGGGTATAGTATGGAGTGGTACTGTTGGGTGTAGTATGGAGTGTCACTGTGGGGTGTAGTATTGAGTGGTACTGTGGGGTGTAGTATGGAGTGTCACTGTGGGGTGTAGTATGGAGTGGCACTGTGGGGTGTAGTATGGAGTGGCACTGTGGGGTGTAGTAAGGAGTGACACTGTGGGGTGTAGTATGGAGTGGCACTATGGGGTGTAGTATGGAGTGTCACTGTGGGATATAGTAAGAAGTGGCACAGTGGGGTGTCGTAAGGAGTGACACTTGGTTGTAGTAAGGAGCGCTACTGTGGGGTGTAGTATGGAGTGGCACTGTGGGGTGTAGTATGGAGTGACGCTGTGGGGTGTAGTAGGAATTGGTACTGTTGGGTGTAGCATAGAGTGTCACTCTGGGGTGTAGTATGGAGTGTCACTGTGGGGAGTAGTATGGAGTGTCAATCTGGGCTGTAGTATTGAGTGGTACTGTGGGGTATAGTATGGAGTGGTACTGTTGGGTGTAGTATGGAGTGTCACTGTGGGGTGTAGTATTGAGTGGTACTGTGGGGTGTAGTATGGAGTGTCACTGTGGGGTGTAGTATGGAGTGGCACTGTGGGGTGTAGTATGGAGTGGCACTGTGGGGTGTAGTAAGGAGTGACACTGTGGGGTGTAGTATGGAGTGGCACTATGGGGTGTAGTATGGAATGTCATTGTGGGGTGTAGTATGGAGTGGCACTATGGGATGTAGTATGGAGTGGTACTGTGGGGTGTAGTATGGAGTGGCACTGTGGGTGTAGTATGGAGTGTCACTGTGGGGTGTAGTATGGAGTAGCACTGTTAGGTATAGTAAAGAGTGGCACTGCGGGGTGTAGTATGGAGTGTCACTGTGGAATGTAGTACGGAGTGTCTTTGTGGGGTGTAATATGGAGTGTGACTATGGGGTGTAGTAAGGAGTGTCATTTTGGGGTGTAGTACGGAGTGACGCTGTGTGATGTAGGTTGGAGTGACACTGTTGGGTGTAGTATGGAGTGTCACTGTGGGATATAGTAAGAAGTGGCAATGTGTGGTGTCGTAAGGAGTGACACTTGGGTGTAGTAAGGAGCACTACTGTGGGGTGTAGTAAGGAGTGGTGTTGTGGGGTGTAGTATGGAGTGGCACTGTGGGGTGTAGTTAAGGAGTGGTGCTGTTGGGTGTGGTATGGAGTGGCACTGTGTGGTGTAGTAAGGAGTGGTGCTGTGGGGTGTAGTAAGGAGTGGTACTGTGGGGTTTAGTAAGGAGTAGTGCTGTGGGGTGTAGTAAGGAGTGAGACTGTGGGGGTAGTAAGTTAACTTAACAAAGTAAAGTTCTTATCATTGGGTTAGGGGCTGTCTGACGtgtgttaggccgttcttggcacactgattttgactacggataactccgtttacctgactaGGATaaggatgtgaccggtcaacaggggatgcttactcctcctaggcacctgatcccacctctggtgtgttcaggggtccgaggttgcccaactattttttttgtattacttatagggattaggaaattgatcactgttcgttatcttcaattttcattaagtgattttttttctacgTTGAACCCATAATAGTACACAtagattgaccactgtttgttatcttcacctttcacacgtCACATGAGCATGGGGCTACCTTAATCAGTTTACACTTTGATCCTCATTGGAGGTACACTTATCACCATCCAGGAATTAATAATGACACAGAAACCAACTTTTATCTAACAGAGATTAATAACGACACAGAAATCAACCCTTTTATCTAACAGAGATTAATAACGACACAGAAACCAACTTTTCATCCAACAGagattaataataataataataataacacagAAATCAGCCCTTTTATTCAACAGAGATTAATAACGACAcatcaatcaaacatttatccTACAGCCTGGTGTTAAACTTGAACATAATTTTATCAATTACAAATCGCAgtgtactgaaaattttaaaacatgcttTCTTGTAGCTTAGAACAATTCTTGTATGTTTGATTTTACTTCATTAAAGAGACAAGAAGTAATACATATGttgattgaaaatatgtatTAAGGGATTTCACCAGTGTCATGATATAATTTCATGATCAATGTGGCTCTGTGGTGATAGCGTTCTGTTCGTGACCGGGCGGTTGGGAGATCAAGCTCTGCTcttgtgccatggccgcgtcaaaagTAGGCCAAAGAAGTGAGAGTTATCGGTCTTTTGAATGAGAGACCCGTGTCGCGACAGATAATCTGTTAAAAAGCATAGTGCCATGCTTTGTTTTAAATCTGTGGTACTTTAGCAACAGCTACTGACGTCTCAAAGTATTTCGGTGTGTGCAAACAGATTTTCATAATGCACTAATGCGTGTTATTCAATTTATATGCACACACCGTTGCAGTTATGATGAGActaaatctttcaaaaaataaaaatccattGCGAGTCATGTGTCGTAAGAAGTATTGT
Coding sequences:
- the LOC125658609 gene encoding uncharacterized protein LOC125658609, producing MVISVPPMRIKVLTPYYTPQHYSLLNPTVPLLTTPHSTTPYYTTQCHSIPHPTAPLLNYTPQCHSILHPTTPLLTTPHSSAPYYTQVDTPYYTPQCHSLLYLTVLLHTTPHSDTPYYTHSATPYYTPHVTPYYTPQCHSILHPTVPLHTTPHSDTPYYTPQYHSILHPTVTLHTTPNSTTPYYTPQYHSILQPRLTLHTTPHSDTPYYTPDVTPYYTPQCHSILHPTVPLHTTPHSDTPYYTPQYHSILHPTVTLHTTPNSTTPYYTPQYHSILQPRLTLHTTPHSDTPYYTPE